The following proteins are encoded in a genomic region of Nicotiana sylvestris chromosome 4, ASM39365v2, whole genome shotgun sequence:
- the LOC138890575 gene encoding replication protein A 70 kDa DNA-binding subunit B-like, translated as MKNTTKFTLWKDFIDLYGNKLLKQLNEYPVILARKIGRSSSGSSNKFSGLSNKFSTTIYFNPPYPQAVELKSWAKTIEPMLNAYKLKSTSSTGFVMVVPFEDKIIAIFNIQAQPQGHVFYVEAELSLPNENQRFCVLACSDCKQLFTRSFSRRTIYCTNCQRSTHLIPRCQFEVTVRDSSGFGTAIISDKPAEKMLCLSSEEIYDTYHVKKQLSEKIFKIQMKKLFTKYHDTLQKLSILSYMNKDNEIHQEFPPTMMDVAKGSKRKIERLGLEGREAQETTNKGNASYYKRGLEIKTPPLIKYL; from the exons ATGAAAAACACAACAAAATTCACACTCTGGAAAGATTTCATTGATCTTTATGGGAATAAACTTTTGAAACAACTGAATGAATACCCAGTTATTCTTGCTAGAAAAATTGGTAGATCATCATCAG GATCATCGAACAAATTCAGTGGGTTGTCGAACAAATTTAGTACAACAATCTATTTCAATCCTCCTTACCCACAAGCTGTTGAGTTGAAGTCATG GGCCAAAACAATTGAACCAATGCTTAATGCGTACAAACTAAAGAGTACATCTTCCACAGGCTTTGTTATGGTGGTTCCCTTTGAGGATAAAATCATAGCTATTTTCAATATCCAAGCACAACCTCAA GGACATGTATTTTATGTCGAAGCTGAACTTTCTCTGCCAAATGAGAACCAACGATTTTGTGTGTTAGCTTGTTCTGACTGTAAGCAATTGTTCACGAGATCTTTCTCTCGGAGGACAATTTATTGTACAAACTGTCAGCGATCCACTCATCTAATTCCAAG ATGTCAATTTGAAGTCACTGTTAGAGACAGTAGTGGTTTTGGAACAGCCATTATTTCGGACAAACCTGCCGAGAAAATGTTATGCCTCAGCTCAGAAGAAATTTATGACACCTACCATGTGAAG AAACAATTGAGTGAAAAGATATTCAAAATTCAAATGAAAAAATTATTTACAAAATATCATGATACATTGCAAAAGTTGTCCATTTTATCTTACATGAACAAAGACAATGAGATCCACCAAGAGTTCCCACCAACCATGATGGATGTTGCCAAGGGGAGCAAACGCAAAATTGAACGCCTTGGCTTGGAGGGAAGAGAAGCTCAAGAGACAACTAACAAAGGCAATGCTTCCTACTACAAGCGGGGCTTGGAAATAAAGACTCCTCCTTTGATAAAGTATTTGTAA